A genomic segment from Cumulibacter soli encodes:
- a CDS encoding acetyltransferase, translated as MPALCIRPSTGAAEYPALVEIWRSAVDATHDFLADAHRDEIESRLQSDYFPAVTLSVAELDGEPVGFSGVLDSNLEMLFVDATRRGAGIGTALLNHAITERGVAKVDVNEQNVSAADFYAHRGFEVVGRSETDEAGRPYPLLHMKLNEPS; from the coding sequence GTGCCTGCTCTGTGTATTCGGCCGTCAACCGGGGCTGCGGAGTACCCGGCGCTCGTTGAGATCTGGCGCAGCGCGGTGGATGCGACGCACGACTTCCTCGCGGATGCTCATCGCGACGAGATCGAAAGCCGCCTGCAGTCTGACTACTTCCCGGCCGTGACCCTCTCGGTCGCAGAGCTTGATGGTGAGCCGGTGGGATTCTCCGGTGTTCTCGACAGTAATCTGGAGATGCTGTTCGTTGACGCGACGCGACGCGGAGCTGGAATCGGCACGGCGCTTCTCAACCATGCAATCACGGAGCGCGGCGTCGCCAAGGTGGATGTCAACGAACAGAATGTGTCGGCTGCAGACTTCTACGCTCACCGAGGATTCGAGGTCGTTGGTCGCAGCGAGACGGACGAGGCTGGTCGGCCGTACCCGTTGCTCCACATGAAGCTCAACGAGCCGTCCTGA
- a CDS encoding IS5 family transposase: MTTKNHLVCDGKGRALAFILTPGQAGDTSMLTATLSEIRVQGARGRPRSRPDRVLADKGYPSKANRAWLRERGIAATIPERDDQIAHRRKRRGRPIDFGQDQRARYRDRNVVERCFNKLKQWRGIAMRSDKTARNYHAGVCLAATLQWL, encoded by the coding sequence TTGACGACGAAGAACCACCTGGTCTGCGACGGGAAGGGCCGCGCCCTCGCGTTTATCCTCACGCCCGGGCAGGCAGGGGACACCAGCATGCTGACCGCGACGTTGAGTGAGATCCGCGTCCAGGGCGCGAGAGGCAGGCCACGGTCAAGGCCGGACAGGGTGCTCGCGGACAAGGGCTACCCGTCGAAGGCGAACCGAGCCTGGCTGCGAGAGCGCGGGATCGCTGCGACGATCCCCGAGCGTGACGACCAGATCGCCCACCGTCGCAAGCGCCGAGGACGACCGATCGACTTCGGTCAGGACCAGCGGGCCCGGTACCGAGACCGCAACGTCGTCGAGCGGTGCTTCAACAAGCTCAAGCAGTGGCGCGGGATCGCGATGCGCTCAGACAAGACGGCTCGCAACTATCACGCGGGAGTGTGCCTCGCTGCGACGCTCCAATGGCTGTAG
- a CDS encoding LysR substrate-binding domain-containing protein, whose protein sequence is MNIRDLEYLVALHEHRHFGRAAEASFCSQPTLSTQIRKLESELGADLVERGSRQVLFTAVGERVVRRARHILADADEIRSLARQSRDPHAGSVRLGVFPTLAPYLLPHVIGTVNASFPDLEVLLVEEKTPVLLSQLHAGTLDAALIAMPVDDESLAVQPMFREEFLLAVPATHPLADDKTPMPSSQVAGEDLLLLTEGHCLRDQALEVCRAAGTDERRGFQATSLETLRLMVAAGVGITLMPQLSVVHPVVPNPGVALRRFAEPAPHRDIAMVWRRTSVQRDLLDEIAGAIRAALPSEVSPLPSS, encoded by the coding sequence GTGAACATCCGGGACCTGGAGTACCTCGTAGCGCTCCACGAGCATCGGCATTTTGGCCGAGCCGCGGAGGCGAGTTTTTGCAGCCAGCCGACTTTGTCGACTCAGATTCGCAAACTTGAATCCGAGTTGGGTGCCGACCTCGTGGAGCGTGGGTCGCGTCAGGTCCTGTTCACCGCCGTTGGCGAACGCGTCGTGCGGCGCGCTCGGCACATTCTGGCGGACGCCGACGAGATACGCAGTCTCGCCCGACAGTCGCGGGATCCGCACGCGGGATCGGTTCGGCTCGGCGTGTTTCCGACGCTGGCGCCCTACCTGCTTCCGCACGTGATCGGGACCGTCAACGCCAGTTTCCCCGATCTCGAGGTGTTGTTGGTCGAGGAGAAGACCCCCGTGCTGTTGTCGCAACTGCATGCCGGGACGTTGGATGCGGCGCTCATAGCGATGCCGGTCGACGACGAATCGCTCGCCGTCCAGCCGATGTTCCGGGAGGAATTCCTGCTCGCCGTACCGGCGACGCATCCGCTGGCCGACGACAAGACGCCGATGCCGAGTTCGCAGGTGGCGGGGGAGGATCTGCTGCTACTCACCGAGGGGCATTGCCTGCGTGATCAAGCCCTCGAAGTCTGCCGGGCAGCGGGGACGGATGAGCGCCGCGGATTCCAGGCTACGAGCCTGGAGACGTTGCGGTTGATGGTTGCCGCCGGCGTGGGGATCACGCTGATGCCGCAGTTGTCTGTGGTGCACCCGGTGGTGCCTAATCCCGGTGTGGCGTTGCGTAGATTCGCCGAGCCAGCACCGCACCGAGACATCGCGATGGTGTGGCGGCGTACGAGCGTGCAGCGGGATCTGCTGGATGAGATCGCCGGCGCAATCCGCGCAGCCCTGCCGTCGGAAGTCTCCCCGCTACCTTCGTCGTAA
- a CDS encoding transposase, with protein sequence MISDEAWAAIGPLFPKMKSTGRPPVDRRTVVEATAWRFRTGAPWRVDDEEPPGLRREGPRPRVYPHARAGRGHQHADRDVE encoded by the coding sequence GTGATCTCGGATGAGGCCTGGGCTGCGATCGGCCCGTTGTTCCCGAAGATGAAGTCGACGGGCCGGCCGCCGGTGGATCGTCGCACGGTGGTGGAGGCGACGGCGTGGCGGTTCCGGACGGGTGCTCCGTGGCGGGTTGACGACGAAGAACCACCTGGTCTGCGACGGGAAGGGCCGCGCCCTCGCGTTTATCCTCACGCCCGGGCAGGCAGGGGACACCAGCATGCTGACCGCGACGTTGAGTGA
- a CDS encoding ABC transporter substrate-binding protein — translation MKFPVRPASAVLALTLLTSGCGSAPEKSTSQAVTDFPNSIDVQEGWDPEAHFDWAYASFVGSWDPMLSSTGGDIVWYSQIYDTLLNLTLEGTPEPRLVTEWEAAEDNKSVIFTLRDSVKFSDGTPFDADAVKFNLERYLSEDSLISSEIAQITSIDVIDSAHVKITVSSGLGALLSALTARAGMMVSPTAAKAGNLGGTPVGSGAYTITKILPGDRVEIEKTDDYWDPDAQRVATMTLHYMVDDQARLNALKSGELDGAVLTPDQIDSADAADLQVVAEPSTAFIYFMVNTGQEPFDDVRVRKALNHAVDREGIANGLYQGHCTPSVQPWPSSSIGYSETVGDGLDVYNYNPQKAKDLLAEAGVKDLKMTSVSVNIPTYVKVAEVVQENLKDVGIDLTVTQVPAPEVIDDFVTNQTAQANINPYSGFSDPHGVIARNFMPESLFNIGEPMPQEMLDLAISAADPVDPADRTPLYDEFMQQWMENPPYLMSICLQHSAAAYGPGVSGVSQDLSGWANYRGVAVAE, via the coding sequence ATGAAGTTTCCCGTCCGCCCTGCATCAGCGGTGCTCGCGCTGACCTTGCTCACGTCCGGTTGCGGGTCCGCTCCGGAGAAGTCGACCTCCCAGGCCGTCACGGATTTCCCCAACAGCATCGACGTCCAAGAGGGATGGGACCCGGAGGCTCACTTCGATTGGGCATACGCCTCATTCGTCGGCTCGTGGGACCCGATGCTCAGCTCCACCGGCGGCGACATTGTCTGGTACAGCCAGATCTACGACACCCTGCTCAACCTGACGCTCGAGGGAACGCCGGAGCCGAGACTCGTTACCGAATGGGAAGCGGCAGAAGACAACAAGTCGGTCATCTTCACCCTCCGCGACTCAGTGAAGTTCAGCGACGGCACACCATTCGACGCCGACGCCGTCAAGTTCAATCTCGAGCGCTACCTGAGCGAAGACAGTCTGATCTCCAGCGAGATCGCGCAGATCACCTCGATCGACGTCATCGACTCCGCCCACGTCAAGATCACCGTCAGTAGCGGCCTCGGCGCCCTGCTCTCAGCGCTGACCGCGCGCGCCGGGATGATGGTCTCCCCCACGGCAGCTAAGGCAGGCAACTTGGGTGGGACGCCGGTCGGGTCCGGCGCATACACGATCACGAAGATTCTGCCCGGAGATCGCGTCGAGATCGAGAAGACTGACGACTACTGGGATCCGGACGCTCAACGCGTAGCCACGATGACGCTGCATTACATGGTCGATGACCAGGCTCGGCTGAATGCGCTGAAGTCAGGTGAGCTCGATGGTGCCGTACTGACCCCCGACCAGATCGACTCGGCGGATGCCGCCGACCTGCAGGTGGTCGCCGAACCGAGCACCGCGTTCATCTACTTCATGGTGAATACGGGTCAGGAGCCGTTCGATGACGTCCGGGTGCGCAAGGCGCTCAATCACGCTGTCGACCGCGAAGGCATCGCGAATGGGCTATACCAGGGCCACTGCACCCCGTCGGTACAGCCGTGGCCTTCCTCCAGCATCGGCTACAGCGAGACGGTCGGCGACGGACTCGACGTGTACAACTACAACCCGCAGAAGGCAAAAGACCTGCTGGCTGAAGCCGGAGTCAAGGACCTGAAGATGACGTCAGTGTCCGTCAACATCCCCACCTACGTGAAGGTCGCCGAGGTGGTTCAGGAAAACCTCAAGGACGTTGGGATCGACCTGACGGTCACACAGGTTCCGGCGCCTGAGGTCATCGACGACTTCGTCACCAACCAGACCGCCCAGGCAAACATCAACCCGTACAGCGGTTTCTCCGATCCGCACGGGGTCATTGCCCGCAACTTCATGCCCGAGTCCCTGTTCAACATCGGCGAACCGATGCCTCAGGAGATGCTAGATCTCGCCATTTCCGCGGCGGACCCGGTGGATCCGGCCGACCGCACCCCGCTCTATGACGAGTTCATGCAGCAGTGGATGGAGAACCCGCCGTACCTGATGTCGATCTGCCTGCAGCACAGCGCAGCGGCGTACGGCCCGGGCGTTTCCGGTGTCTCGCAGGACCTGAGCGGGTGGGCGAATTACCGCGGCGTCGCCGTGGCAGAGTGA
- a CDS encoding NAD-dependent epimerase/dehydratase family protein: MHEPTTLIVGCGDLGTEIGLRLIERGHRVIGWRRAVPADMSPIQFQAVDVLAPITTGIPRVEYVVCALAPRRDGSDIYERTYVEGVRNTLQALNAAGVTPRRALLISSTSVYGDMAGSISEETPIAAASGRAAVQLETEALFGSHFATSATTATVLRCGGIYGPGRGRLLEQVRTGSAVIPQQSTKTSRIHRDDAAGAVVHLLTRPDEPESLYLGVDDEPAELGDVLRFIADQLGVPAPLIGEVQRRRGGNRECSNARLTATGFRFRYPDFRSGYAQEIGSPRERHP; this comes from the coding sequence ATGCATGAGCCCACGACGCTGATTGTCGGCTGCGGCGATCTGGGTACCGAGATCGGGTTACGGCTGATCGAGCGTGGTCATCGCGTCATCGGATGGCGCCGCGCCGTGCCTGCCGACATGTCGCCCATCCAGTTCCAGGCAGTGGATGTGCTGGCACCAATAACGACGGGCATTCCCCGCGTTGAGTACGTGGTGTGCGCGCTCGCTCCGCGCCGCGATGGCAGCGATATCTATGAACGGACCTACGTCGAGGGCGTACGGAACACGTTGCAGGCGCTGAATGCCGCCGGCGTCACGCCACGTCGGGCGCTACTGATCTCTTCCACCTCGGTGTACGGCGATATGGCTGGTTCCATCTCCGAGGAAACGCCGATCGCGGCGGCATCAGGGCGCGCAGCCGTGCAGTTGGAGACCGAGGCGCTGTTCGGCTCGCACTTCGCGACGAGCGCGACGACGGCAACAGTGCTGCGATGTGGCGGCATATATGGACCGGGGCGTGGCCGCCTTCTCGAGCAGGTACGCACCGGGTCCGCGGTTATTCCGCAGCAGTCGACGAAGACCAGCAGGATCCATCGCGACGATGCGGCTGGCGCCGTCGTCCACCTGCTCACCCGGCCCGACGAGCCGGAATCGCTTTATCTAGGCGTAGACGACGAACCGGCCGAACTCGGCGACGTACTGCGCTTCATCGCCGACCAACTCGGCGTCCCCGCGCCCCTTATCGGAGAGGTGCAGCGACGACGCGGCGGAAATCGTGAGTGCTCCAACGCGCGCTTGACGGCGACCGGCTTCAGGTTTCGCTATCCGGACTTCCGCTCCGGATACGCCCAGGAGATCGGTTCTCCACGCGAGCGCCACCCGTAG
- a CDS encoding indolepyruvate ferredoxin oxidoreductase family protein encodes MDRDYTLDDRFDRETGRVYLTGWDALARLPLMQRARDVAEGRNTAGYVSGYPGSPLGGLDSLLRAEVDRLKKNRIHFEPGINEDIAATAISGTQYLNIGPVTSKYDGVFGMWYGKGPGVERSVDAMRTASYRGVAPLGGVLALAGDDHDARSTITAQQSDTLFVHMHMPILNPSSIQEVVDYGLYGWALSRFSGSWVGFICLNDIIDSAATVTVDPAHPRIVLPEGTARPLPLGAARPGAAGLGGAVGLEEEIRTVRYDAARAFARANDLNKVTVARTGSVMPRTIAIVTAGKTHLDVMDALGDLGLDATRAAELGISVLKLGMTWPVEPECILDIAANHDEIIVVEPKHPIIEDQVARLIRQLPIDKRPVLVGKTDETGARLVPEHGALDAELVSRVLFRRISTSGLDENELQKMRPRQSLDLLGLTVQNAGGDELVRAAGFCSGCPHSSSTKVPEGSFNIGGTGCHGMAGMLNVPGRDTFMSTHMGGEGALWIGMAPFTEQEHTFQNVGDGTYSHSASMVIRAAVAAGTTMTFKVLLNGYISMTGGQSIPGQLTAQDVARQLLAEGVGEVVVLTDDPAKYRGGQAFPTGVKVHERHDLIDVERRLRDISGVTALVFDQACAAELRRERKRGNAEDPNKRAFINPDVCEGCGDCNVQSNCISVEPLETDLGRKRKINQSSCNKDMTCVDGYCPSFVTVYDATPRKRGRVATSAAEHGWDLPTPEIADAASPYGIVIGGVGGGGVLTVGALLGMAAHLEGKSASVLNESGLAQKNGTVHSHVRIVDQAGIELSPRIGKASADLLFGADMIVAAAQTMLSTARSGSTTALVNADVSPTVAFAGSRDLDMSTQGMVRRLDRTLGEGLNVLAATRLATRLMGDGIYANLFMLGYAAQIGALPVSVASIARAIEINGVSVKANQEAFMWGRHAAVDLPAVERIADVDHDQTDDAATVEENIEELIERRAEFLADYQNAQWADRFRAMVRRVYDAESRVAGSAGQLTKAATQSLFKLMSYKDEYEVARLYTNADFQRQLDEAFEPGYRYKLNFAPQMFNRRSKDTGRAAKWEIPSQVAMPLLRGLAMARKVRGTSLDVFGMTKHRRAERARIFDYIKVLGEITTELNAANLDLAIQIASLPTEIRGFDTIKDEAAVVVEEKMQMLVREFADTPNAMVTEG; translated from the coding sequence ATGGACAGGGACTACACCCTCGACGATCGGTTCGACCGCGAAACCGGACGTGTGTACCTCACCGGTTGGGACGCGCTCGCCCGACTACCGCTGATGCAGCGTGCGCGTGACGTTGCTGAGGGCCGCAATACCGCCGGCTATGTGTCCGGCTATCCCGGCTCGCCGTTGGGTGGTCTCGACTCGTTGCTGCGCGCGGAGGTCGATCGACTGAAGAAGAACCGCATCCACTTTGAGCCGGGCATCAACGAGGACATCGCGGCGACCGCGATCTCGGGGACTCAATACCTCAACATCGGGCCGGTCACGTCGAAGTACGACGGCGTCTTCGGCATGTGGTACGGCAAGGGTCCTGGTGTCGAGCGATCGGTCGACGCGATGCGGACCGCTAGCTACCGGGGCGTCGCGCCGCTAGGTGGTGTGCTGGCTCTCGCCGGTGACGACCACGACGCACGCAGCACCATCACCGCGCAGCAGAGTGACACTCTCTTCGTGCATATGCACATGCCAATCCTGAATCCGTCCTCGATTCAGGAGGTCGTCGACTACGGGCTGTACGGCTGGGCGCTATCTCGGTTCTCGGGCAGTTGGGTCGGCTTCATCTGTCTTAACGACATCATCGACAGCGCGGCAACGGTCACCGTTGACCCCGCGCACCCGCGAATCGTGTTGCCCGAGGGCACCGCGCGGCCGCTGCCGCTAGGCGCCGCTCGGCCCGGGGCCGCCGGCCTCGGCGGCGCAGTCGGACTTGAAGAGGAAATCCGCACCGTGCGGTACGACGCCGCACGCGCTTTCGCGCGGGCGAACGACCTCAACAAGGTGACCGTCGCGCGCACCGGGTCAGTTATGCCGCGGACTATCGCGATCGTGACCGCCGGCAAGACCCACCTCGATGTGATGGACGCACTCGGTGACCTCGGTCTGGATGCCACTCGCGCGGCTGAGCTCGGTATCAGCGTGCTCAAGCTCGGTATGACGTGGCCGGTCGAGCCCGAATGCATCCTGGATATTGCGGCGAACCACGATGAGATCATCGTCGTTGAGCCCAAACACCCGATCATCGAGGACCAGGTCGCGCGGCTCATCCGCCAACTACCCATCGACAAGCGGCCCGTGCTGGTGGGCAAGACTGATGAGACCGGTGCGCGACTTGTTCCCGAGCATGGCGCGCTCGACGCCGAACTCGTTTCACGAGTGCTGTTCCGCCGGATTTCGACCTCGGGCTTGGACGAGAACGAACTGCAGAAGATGCGCCCGCGTCAGTCGCTGGACTTGTTGGGTCTCACCGTGCAGAACGCCGGCGGTGATGAACTCGTCCGCGCCGCAGGGTTCTGCTCCGGATGCCCGCACAGCTCCTCGACCAAGGTCCCCGAGGGCAGTTTCAATATCGGCGGCACCGGATGTCACGGTATGGCTGGGATGTTGAATGTCCCGGGCCGCGACACCTTCATGTCCACCCACATGGGCGGTGAGGGCGCTTTGTGGATCGGGATGGCGCCGTTCACCGAGCAGGAGCACACCTTCCAGAACGTCGGTGATGGCACCTACTCGCACTCCGCGTCGATGGTCATTCGAGCAGCCGTCGCGGCCGGTACGACGATGACCTTTAAGGTTCTGCTCAACGGCTACATCTCGATGACCGGCGGGCAGTCCATCCCCGGCCAGTTGACCGCGCAGGACGTCGCTCGCCAGTTGTTGGCCGAAGGAGTCGGAGAGGTCGTCGTACTCACCGACGACCCGGCGAAGTACCGCGGCGGGCAGGCGTTCCCGACCGGGGTCAAGGTGCATGAGCGGCACGACCTGATCGATGTCGAGCGGCGGCTACGCGACATCAGCGGCGTCACGGCATTGGTCTTCGATCAGGCCTGCGCGGCGGAGCTGCGCCGCGAGCGCAAACGGGGGAATGCCGAGGATCCGAACAAGCGCGCGTTCATCAACCCCGATGTCTGCGAAGGGTGCGGTGACTGCAACGTGCAGTCCAACTGCATCAGCGTCGAGCCGCTGGAAACCGACCTCGGCCGCAAGCGCAAGATCAACCAGTCCTCCTGCAACAAGGACATGACCTGCGTCGACGGGTACTGCCCGTCGTTCGTCACCGTGTACGACGCAACCCCGCGCAAGCGTGGCCGAGTCGCAACAAGCGCAGCAGAGCACGGGTGGGACCTGCCGACGCCCGAGATCGCCGATGCAGCCTCGCCGTACGGCATCGTGATCGGTGGGGTCGGCGGCGGTGGGGTGCTGACCGTGGGCGCGCTGCTGGGAATGGCGGCCCACCTCGAAGGCAAGTCTGCCAGCGTGCTGAACGAGTCCGGTTTGGCGCAGAAGAACGGAACGGTGCACAGCCACGTGCGGATCGTCGATCAGGCGGGGATCGAGCTGTCGCCACGGATCGGCAAGGCGTCGGCGGACCTCTTGTTCGGCGCCGACATGATCGTCGCGGCCGCACAAACGATGTTGAGCACGGCACGCTCCGGTAGTACGACGGCCTTGGTTAACGCCGACGTGTCGCCCACCGTCGCCTTCGCGGGATCGCGTGATCTGGACATGTCGACGCAGGGCATGGTTCGTCGTCTGGATCGGACTCTCGGCGAAGGACTCAACGTGCTCGCGGCAACCCGGCTGGCGACGCGCCTCATGGGCGACGGTATCTACGCAAACCTTTTCATGCTCGGGTACGCCGCTCAAATTGGTGCGCTACCGGTCTCGGTGGCTTCGATAGCGCGGGCCATCGAAATCAACGGCGTATCGGTGAAGGCAAATCAGGAAGCTTTCATGTGGGGCCGACACGCGGCCGTGGACCTACCTGCCGTCGAGCGGATCGCCGATGTGGATCACGACCAGACCGACGATGCAGCGACGGTTGAGGAGAACATCGAGGAGTTGATCGAGCGTCGAGCGGAATTCCTGGCCGATTATCAGAACGCGCAGTGGGCAGATCGCTTCCGTGCCATGGTGCGACGGGTGTACGACGCTGAATCGCGAGTCGCAGGATCCGCTGGGCAGTTGACGAAGGCGGCGACCCAGAGCCTGTTCAAGTTGATGTCCTACAAGGATGAGTACGAGGTCGCGCGACTCTATACGAACGCCGACTTCCAGCGTCAACTCGACGAGGCTTTCGAGCCCGGCTACCGGTACAAGCTGAACTTCGCGCCGCAAATGTTCAATCGCCGCAGTAAGGACACCGGGCGCGCGGCGAAGTGGGAGATCCCGTCGCAGGTGGCGATGCCGCTACTGCGCGGACTCGCGATGGCGCGCAAGGTGCGCGGTACGTCGCTGGACGTGTTCGGTATGACGAAACACCGTCGCGCCGAACGCGCAC